A genome region from Hevea brasiliensis isolate MT/VB/25A 57/8 chromosome 7, ASM3005281v1, whole genome shotgun sequence includes the following:
- the LOC110632625 gene encoding LOW QUALITY PROTEIN: 6,7,8-trihydroxycoumarin synthase (The sequence of the model RefSeq protein was modified relative to this genomic sequence to represent the inferred CDS: substituted 1 base at 1 genomic stop codon): MIMVSFIFLALALPIFLLFLLRNHKTRTNIHLPPGPRGLPFIGNLHQVDNSSSYLYLWKLSQKYGPLMSLRIGFVPILVVSSAKIAKEIMKTHDLLFCGRPSMLSQQKLSYNGLDLTFAPYGSYWKEMRKICVIHLFNSNRVRSFRPIRESEVSHMLGKISNSVVASKPVDLTEAVMSLTRTITCKVTFGQGYKEEGSEESTRFQALLREIETLFTSFFVSDYFPFMCFVDKFTGLIHRLEKNFQKFDNFYDKMIQEHLDSCRSKLHDHQEVILDILLQIQNDPSLKVHVTFNHIKAMLMNIFFGGTNTIAATVIWAMTFLMKNPIKMKKAQEEVRRIAGKKGFINEDEIQKLSYLKAVVKETMRLQPTIPIIPRETSQHCNLDGFRIPPKTVVHVNVWAIGRDPEVWENPEEFCPERFINKSIDLKGQNFELIPFGAGRRMCPGMVTGLTTVELALANLLYIFDXELPIGMSNEDLDMEVQPGLTMHKKNTLCLMARKYI, from the exons ATGATCATGGTTTCTTTTATCTTCCTTGCATTAGCTCTTCCTATCTTCCTCTTGTTTCTTCTCCGAAATCACAAAACTAGAACAAATATTCATTTGCCACCAGGCCCCCGAGGGCTTCCCTTCATAGGCAACTTACATCAAGTTGATAACTCATCCTCTTATCTCTACCTATGGAAACTTTCTCAGAAGTACGGACCTCTAATGTCCTTGCGTATAGGTTTTGTACCAATCCTAGTGGTTtcctcagccaaaatagctaaagaaataatgaaaacccaTGATCTTTTATTTTGTGGTAGGCCTTCCATGCTTAGCCAGCAGAAGTTGTCCTACAATGGCTTAGACTTAACCTTTGCACCTTATGGTTCTTATTGGAAAGAGATGAGGAAGATATGTGTAATTCATCTCTTCAACTCTAATAGAGTGAGAAGTTTCCGTCCCATTAGAGAGTCTGAGGTTTCCCATATGCTTGGAAAGATCTCGAATTCAGTTGTTGCTTCCAAACCTGTAGATTTGACTGAGGCTGTGATGTCCCTTACAAGAACTATAACTTGTAAGGTTACTTTTGGGCAGGGGTACAAGGAAGAGGGGAGTGAAGAAAGTACTAGATTTCAAGCTTTACTTAGGGAAATTgaaacccttttcacaagtttctTTGTTTCAGACTATTTTCCTTTCATGTGTTTTGTTGATAAATTTACTGGATTGATCCATCGCTTGGAAAAAAATTTccaaaaatttgacaatttttatGATAAGATGATTCAAGAACACCTTGATTCTTGTAGATCAAAGCTTCATGATCATCAAGAAGTCATTCTTGATATCTTGCTTCAAATTCAGAATGATCCTTCTCTTAAAGTTCATGTCACCTTCAATCACATCAAAGCAATGCTAATG aatatattttttgGTGGAACAAACACTATTGCAGCTACTGTGATTTGGGCCATGACATTCCTGATGAAGAATCCGATAAAAATGAAGAAAGCTCAAGAAGAAGTCAGGCGTATTGCAGGAAAGAAAGGTTTTATAAATGAAGATGAAATCCAAAAACTATCTTATCTGAAAGCAGTGGTGAAGGAGACAATGAGATTACAACCTACAATTCCCATAATCCCAAGAGAAACATCTCAGCATTGCAATTTAGATGGTTTCCGAATACCTCCCAAAACTGTAGTTCATGTGAATGTATGGGCAATTGGAAGAGACCCTGAAGTTTGGGAAAACCCAGAAGAGTTTTGTCCTGAGAGATTCATCAACAAATCTATTGATTTGAAAGGGCAAAATTTTGAGCTAATCCCATTTGGAGCTGGCAGAAGAATGTGTCCTGGTATGGTTACGGGCCTGACAACTGTGGAGTTAGCTCTTGCTAATTTACTTTACATATTTGACTAGGAATTGCCTATTGGAATGAGCAATGAAGACTTGGACATGGAAGTGCAGCCAGGCCTCACCATGCATAAGAAAAATACTCTTTGCCTCATGGCTAGGAAGTATATTTGA